From one Lactiplantibacillus paraplantarum genomic stretch:
- a CDS encoding ORF6N domain-containing protein → MQEVQQVKFNGDLILTTEQLAEFYGTTSRRIQENFKRNKDKFIEGKHFYLVANDLLKQFKDQYAKSGLVNEHVSSLYLWTKRGASRHSKMLGTDQAWDMFDELEENYFNPKQFALPTSPREIARLALQANEETNQRLDSVEGDVKDLKENQVIPNPEYSALSRRVNQRVSEVAHSYGHITKKQRGELFKDINGGVKKIANVSARSMLRKKDYQMVMDFINDWEPSTATKTIIRQTSLRFDKEPA, encoded by the coding sequence ATGCAAGAAGTACAACAAGTTAAATTTAACGGAGATCTAATTTTAACTACTGAACAGTTAGCTGAATTTTATGGAACAACATCGCGAAGAATCCAAGAGAATTTTAAAAGGAATAAAGACAAATTCATCGAAGGAAAGCATTTCTATTTGGTTGCAAACGATTTGTTGAAGCAGTTTAAGGACCAATACGCAAAAAGCGGTTTGGTTAATGAGCATGTTAGTTCTTTATATCTTTGGACTAAACGTGGTGCTAGCCGGCATTCTAAAATGCTTGGAACTGATCAAGCTTGGGACATGTTTGATGAGCTGGAAGAAAACTACTTTAACCCGAAACAGTTTGCGCTACCAACATCGCCACGTGAGATTGCCAGATTGGCGCTGCAAGCCAATGAGGAAACGAACCAGCGCCTAGACAGTGTAGAGGGCGATGTGAAAGACCTCAAAGAGAACCAAGTTATTCCTAATCCTGAATACAGCGCACTTAGCCGGCGTGTTAACCAACGTGTGTCAGAAGTAGCTCACAGTTATGGGCACATTACGAAGAAACAACGTGGCGAGTTATTTAAGGATATTAACGGTGGCGTCAAGAAGATTGCTAACGTGAGTGCTCGGTCAATGCTACGCAAGAAGGACTACCAGATGGTAATGGACTTCATCAACGATTGGGAACCGTCTACAGCAACTAAGACAATCATTCGACAGACGTCACTTCGATTCGACAAGGAGCCAGCATAG
- a CDS encoding DUF1351 domain-containing protein, with protein sequence MANEVINLPDYTVDYHPVPIKINNLKGLQASIAQYVSRYSNLVITEDNVTDSKQVRAKLNKLKKALDDRRKEIKRNYNQPLREFETEVKKLEASIDMIIDPIDEGLGELEVQRREQRKADVMGLIAEMAPNYDVGVDEIEFDPRWLNKSISNKQITQEVASSMTVVKQAKDKLATATTMITKYAQAVDVDPIPWIDQLKQGQDVQYLLQAIDRQVESAKERERQRELKQQLAAEHQQETSTGKIVDTDTGEVVSLTRTLKITATKDQMWGLSSYMKKNGIKFEAVM encoded by the coding sequence ATGGCGAATGAAGTAATTAATCTGCCAGACTACACGGTGGACTATCACCCAGTACCAATTAAAATTAACAATTTGAAAGGATTGCAGGCGTCCATTGCGCAATATGTATCGCGCTACTCGAATTTAGTAATTACCGAAGATAACGTAACTGACAGCAAGCAAGTGCGAGCCAAATTGAACAAGCTCAAAAAGGCGCTTGATGATCGGCGCAAAGAAATCAAGCGCAATTATAATCAACCATTACGTGAGTTTGAAACCGAGGTAAAAAAGCTTGAAGCCAGCATCGACATGATCATTGATCCGATTGATGAAGGACTTGGTGAGCTGGAGGTTCAACGCCGTGAACAACGCAAAGCTGACGTGATGGGCTTGATTGCTGAAATGGCCCCCAATTATGACGTTGGGGTGGATGAAATTGAATTCGATCCTCGTTGGCTGAATAAGAGCATCAGCAACAAACAAATCACTCAAGAAGTTGCATCGTCGATGACGGTGGTAAAGCAAGCCAAGGATAAGTTGGCTACTGCCACAACGATGATTACCAAGTATGCTCAAGCAGTCGACGTTGATCCCATCCCATGGATTGACCAGTTGAAGCAAGGACAGGACGTCCAGTACTTGTTACAGGCAATTGACCGGCAAGTTGAATCAGCCAAAGAACGTGAACGTCAGCGAGAGCTTAAACAGCAATTAGCTGCAGAACATCAGCAAGAAACGAGTACCGGTAAAATTGTCGATACAGACACCGGTGAAGTAGTGTCCCTTACTCGAACTTTGAAAATTACAGCCACTAAAGACCAGATGTGGGGGCTATCTTCATATATGAAAAAGAATGGTATTAAATTTGAGGCAGTGATGTAG
- a CDS encoding AAA family ATPase, which translates to MKFYADGNIPVIPNMYFIYGDGGTGKTSVVKQFVGHKLLFSFDMSSNVLIGDKDVDVIIFEHRDMPNIQAMVEQYVMQVISDAKYQVIVLDNITALQNLVLENIDNAAKDNRQNYQKLQLWFRDLGTILKESGKSVYATAHQLDNGSSGISGEGRYQADMNEKTFNAFTSMFDLVGRIYLTGGERMIDLDPEKGNHAKNRIDNRKLIKANELIQITKGAK; encoded by the coding sequence ATGAAGTTTTATGCGGATGGCAACATTCCAGTGATACCAAATATGTACTTCATATACGGTGATGGTGGTACCGGTAAGACCAGTGTAGTGAAACAGTTTGTAGGCCACAAGTTGTTGTTCAGCTTCGATATGTCGAGTAATGTCTTGATCGGTGATAAGGACGTCGATGTTATTATCTTTGAACATCGTGACATGCCAAATATCCAGGCAATGGTTGAACAATATGTCATGCAAGTAATTTCAGATGCTAAGTATCAGGTGATTGTATTAGACAATATCACAGCACTTCAAAACTTGGTATTAGAAAATATTGATAATGCCGCAAAGGACAATCGCCAGAATTATCAAAAATTACAATTGTGGTTTAGAGATCTCGGTACGATTTTGAAAGAAAGTGGCAAGTCCGTATATGCTACTGCTCATCAACTTGACAATGGTTCATCAGGTATTAGTGGTGAAGGTAGATACCAAGCTGACATGAACGAAAAGACGTTCAATGCGTTTACTAGTATGTTTGACCTCGTTGGACGGATCTATTTGACGGGTGGTGAACGCATGATTGATTTAGATCCCGAAAAGGGGAATCACGCCAAGAACCGAATTGATAATCGCAAATTGATTAAAGCAAATGAACTAATTCAAATAACTAAAGGAGCAAAATAA
- a CDS encoding DUF669 domain-containing protein, whose amino-acid sequence MALFTVDSNNTFGQTVEEAGKYNVVIASSSQYTKTKEAGKPMAIFDYEVLDGPYKGGLIRFDNEVWDSTSEDKAKLSAKRFNTIAVALGASNGTTFDSIEQFVSQAVGHQLAITVDWDTGSNGKAYLAVKSYEPFMQDGSKPNGIKRPAGSSNTGNSGFGNHKSTSGGFGTTTNKQQGNGFSTPASSNAGNVQAPGYSNQSANSYHGGGFPPIPDESPF is encoded by the coding sequence ATGGCACTTTTTACAGTAGATTCAAATAACACTTTCGGACAAACTGTCGAAGAAGCAGGTAAATATAATGTGGTTATCGCGTCTAGTTCGCAATACACGAAAACCAAAGAGGCTGGCAAGCCCATGGCAATCTTTGACTATGAGGTTTTAGACGGCCCATACAAAGGTGGCCTAATCCGGTTTGACAATGAGGTCTGGGACAGTACTTCGGAGGACAAAGCCAAGTTGTCCGCCAAACGCTTTAATACCATTGCAGTAGCTTTAGGCGCAAGTAATGGCACGACATTTGATTCAATTGAACAGTTTGTCAGTCAAGCAGTAGGGCATCAATTGGCAATCACGGTTGATTGGGATACTGGTTCAAACGGAAAAGCCTATTTAGCGGTTAAAAGCTACGAGCCGTTTATGCAGGATGGTAGCAAACCGAATGGTATTAAGCGGCCAGCAGGCAGTAGCAATACAGGAAATAGTGGCTTTGGCAATCACAAAAGCACAAGTGGTGGTTTTGGCACGACGACTAATAAGCAACAGGGTAATGGATTCAGCACTCCAGCAAGTAGTAATGCTGGTAATGTGCAAGCCCCAGGATATAGTAATCAATCAGCTAATAGTTACCATGGCGGTGGGTTTCCCCCAATTCCAGACGAATCGCCCTTCTAA
- a CDS encoding putative HNHc nuclease, which yields MQQSRAQLIEQDGQYYLVTRLDEKPNLDHIETVSGSYSQFYVDWEIADTRKARPQQRRLFFALLSDIYTWSGMPTDFLKNLFYLQYESYTFGKQISLSDTTESSVSDANQLLDLVIDFMFEWHVPFKEGYKLLPREQEYYLFQCCRHRVCMICGNRADIHHVDVIGSGLNRTHVDHTKRHVMALCRVHHSEIEQIGSVAFSAKYHVPVEGIKLDKETLKRIGLKGKYSSD from the coding sequence ATGCAACAGTCACGAGCGCAGTTAATTGAGCAGGATGGCCAATACTATTTGGTTACACGGTTAGATGAGAAGCCTAATTTAGACCATATAGAGACCGTTAGCGGCTCCTACAGCCAATTTTATGTGGATTGGGAAATAGCTGACACACGTAAAGCTAGGCCACAACAACGACGCTTGTTCTTCGCGTTGCTTAGTGACATCTATACGTGGTCAGGCATGCCGACAGACTTCTTGAAAAACCTGTTTTATTTGCAATATGAGTCATATACGTTTGGCAAGCAGATTAGCTTGTCAGACACCACAGAATCGTCTGTGAGTGATGCTAACCAGTTACTCGACCTAGTCATCGACTTCATGTTTGAGTGGCACGTGCCGTTCAAGGAAGGCTATAAACTATTACCACGTGAGCAAGAGTATTACCTGTTTCAATGTTGCCGCCACCGAGTTTGCATGATCTGCGGTAATCGTGCTGATATCCATCATGTAGACGTTATCGGATCCGGCTTGAACAGAACACACGTTGACCACACCAAACGGCACGTTATGGCATTGTGTCGAGTTCATCACAGCGAGATTGAGCAAATTGGATCCGTGGCATTTAGTGCAAAATACCACGTCCCAGTAGAGGGGATAAAACTAGATAAAGAAACACTAAAACGAATTGGCTTGAAAGGTAAATACAGCAGTGACTAA
- a CDS encoding ATP-binding protein, translating into MENVTKLFNQATIQKVVAARGIDTTKLPTKEELDHQTIDRANAGVVANRKRYYYRMSVWSGGVPLRFSFNDWRVDKQPNQAKARELGNQAFKLARQLETNQFNVALAGGPGVGKTSLALAIMYQLMGVGQTAMFVSTAELLRLVNEKYEAPDVRQRLLYVLKDMQNVDVLVLDDFGTEGGKPTEKGFYKPVHKDLQTLMYQVANARCDFDHNEVKHITIITTNNTRKQLESMYDGKTIDRLYTKDTSCQLLFDNMEGVRSV; encoded by the coding sequence ATGGAAAATGTAACGAAGTTATTCAATCAAGCCACGATTCAGAAAGTAGTAGCGGCTAGAGGAATTGATACAACTAAGTTGCCAACCAAAGAAGAATTGGATCATCAAACGATTGACCGTGCCAATGCTGGTGTGGTTGCTAACCGGAAACGGTATTACTATCGCATGTCAGTCTGGTCTGGAGGCGTGCCACTACGATTTAGCTTTAATGATTGGCGGGTTGATAAACAGCCTAATCAAGCTAAAGCTAGAGAGCTTGGCAATCAAGCATTTAAGTTAGCTAGGCAATTAGAGACTAACCAGTTCAACGTAGCACTTGCAGGCGGCCCTGGTGTCGGCAAAACGTCATTAGCACTGGCAATTATGTATCAGTTAATGGGTGTAGGGCAGACAGCAATGTTTGTCTCAACAGCCGAGTTGCTACGGCTGGTAAATGAGAAATACGAAGCACCGGACGTACGTCAACGGTTACTATACGTTTTAAAAGACATGCAAAACGTTGATGTTCTAGTTTTAGACGATTTTGGTACTGAAGGCGGTAAACCAACCGAAAAAGGATTCTACAAGCCAGTGCACAAAGATTTGCAGACATTAATGTATCAAGTGGCGAATGCGCGTTGCGATTTTGATCATAACGAAGTCAAACATATAACCATCATTACGACTAACAACACACGTAAGCAATTAGAAAGTATGTATGATGGCAAAACAATCGACCGCTTATATACCAAGGATACTAGCTGTCAATTGCTGTTTGACAACATGGAAGGAGTCAGAAGTGTATGA
- a CDS encoding YopX family protein, protein MIKFRAWDKETNKYFEPTYQAYMGRLEELTIGLSGRLQKRTYRGVVDESVFPGRYVVEQFTGLKDVNGKDIYDGDIVSVFNEDGNYYNDVIEWCIKYNYPAFELKYHSHLYESNALSEIMNAGVENIKVIGNVHENPELLEADK, encoded by the coding sequence ATGATTAAGTTTAGAGCGTGGGACAAGGAAACCAACAAGTATTTTGAGCCAACTTATCAAGCCTATATGGGCAGGCTTGAAGAATTAACAATTGGTTTAAGTGGCAGATTGCAAAAAAGAACCTACAGAGGAGTAGTGGATGAGTCTGTGTTCCCTGGTAGGTATGTTGTTGAGCAGTTTACTGGCTTGAAAGACGTGAATGGCAAGGATATATACGATGGTGACATTGTGTCAGTTTTTAACGAGGACGGGAATTACTACAACGATGTAATTGAATGGTGCATAAAATACAATTACCCAGCATTTGAATTGAAATACCATTCACATTTATACGAATCTAATGCGTTGTCTGAAATCATGAATGCTGGTGTTGAAAATATCAAAGTTATTGGCAACGTGCACGAGAACCCGGAGCTATTGGAGGCGGACAAATGA
- a CDS encoding DUF1642 domain-containing protein, with product MIKIYRKTATIKAKQFDGSTEMIERYDMGFQLAPNGKGGAIIKTLEGDLLVHIGDWIATGVNGEHWAIADDVFKKAYAELPVISRMYADTIEEFKANHYRLSEMFDDWDWGYAEQELIARAWLDGYTVEEDK from the coding sequence ATGATTAAAATTTATCGTAAAACGGCCACTATCAAGGCCAAACAATTTGATGGTAGTACAGAAATGATTGAACGTTATGACATGGGATTTCAATTAGCGCCTAATGGCAAAGGTGGAGCAATCATTAAGACCCTAGAAGGTGACCTTTTAGTGCATATAGGTGATTGGATTGCAACTGGCGTCAATGGCGAACACTGGGCGATTGCAGATGACGTTTTCAAGAAGGCATATGCCGAACTACCAGTGATTTCGAGAATGTATGCAGATACGATTGAAGAGTTTAAGGCCAACCACTACCGATTAAGCGAAATGTTTGATGATTGGGATTGGGGATATGCTGAACAAGAATTGATTGCCCGCGCGTGGCTAGACGGGTACACGGTGGAGGAAGATAAATGA
- a CDS encoding RinA family transcriptional regulator, whose product MKRTTIRKVEDILRDYPKIDKYIEKREQELRYPTVPRDDNVGGGKAQYKYPDTALNTLITIDDDRRINTLKRQREVIDDCLDGVGRDTEVIINELYFKKHQQYTIDGLIANHMINVSRRKAFDLKKTFINDCAKGFGLYEI is encoded by the coding sequence GTGAAACGAACGACGATTAGAAAAGTTGAAGATATTTTACGTGACTATCCCAAGATTGACAAGTATATCGAGAAACGTGAACAGGAATTACGTTATCCAACTGTACCACGTGATGATAATGTTGGAGGTGGCAAGGCACAATACAAATACCCAGATACGGCGTTAAATACGCTCATTACAATTGACGATGATCGGCGCATTAACACATTGAAGCGTCAGCGAGAAGTAATTGATGATTGTCTAGACGGCGTTGGCCGTGATACAGAAGTAATTATAAATGAGCTATATTTTAAGAAACACCAGCAGTACACAATTGACGGATTAATTGCAAATCACATGATAAATGTTAGCCGTCGAAAAGCGTTCGACTTAAAGAAAACTTTTATTAACGATTGTGCTAAGGGGTTTGGATTGTATGAAATATAA
- a CDS encoding HNH endonuclease, whose protein sequence is MPRTRRCRYPNCHAMVTFPDHYCQHHYEHEAEYLASRQRWARSNDKQYTHKYNTVTRYRNEDKRQQYNFYRTRQWSHLRQQVLERDHYLCAYCKVQGVITPAKTVDHIVPIEFDETLKANVDNLAVICGKCHRLKTDWEQLTYGTGQGKELQSVTPINDVSAIVVLMNEK, encoded by the coding sequence ATGCCAAGGACAAGAAGATGCCGTTATCCTAACTGCCATGCAATGGTCACTTTCCCTGACCACTATTGTCAACATCACTATGAGCATGAAGCTGAGTACTTGGCTAGTCGGCAACGTTGGGCACGTAGCAATGACAAACAATACACACACAAGTACAACACGGTTACACGTTATCGTAATGAGGATAAGCGTCAGCAATACAATTTCTATCGGACAAGGCAATGGTCACATCTAAGGCAACAAGTCCTAGAGCGTGACCATTACTTGTGTGCTTACTGTAAAGTGCAAGGCGTCATCACGCCTGCTAAGACAGTTGACCACATTGTGCCAATTGAGTTTGACGAAACACTGAAAGCTAACGTTGATAACTTAGCTGTTATCTGCGGTAAGTGTCACCGACTCAAGACTGACTGGGAACAACTAACTTATGGCACAGGTCAAGGCAAAGAGCTGCAAAGCGTAACGCCGATCAATGATGTGTCAGCAATCGTTGTGTTAATGAATGAGAAATAA
- a CDS encoding phage terminase small subunit P27 family, which translates to MKKADKDVNDGQLSRTPPAYLGRQAKVVWRRLVPFLEDNTPVKRIDSGLVEQYASQYEIYRNAYKHIQENGEVQAIYKTLQDQTGKKIGRDFVGYKRNPMTQIYDSAVKNLTKLGAELGLSPKSRSDLLKLNLDDHKDERSISDRMKEFLGD; encoded by the coding sequence ATGAAAAAAGCAGATAAAGACGTCAACGACGGACAATTGTCACGTACACCGCCAGCTTACTTGGGGCGGCAGGCTAAGGTCGTTTGGCGTCGATTAGTGCCGTTTTTAGAAGACAATACCCCGGTTAAACGCATTGATAGTGGGCTTGTAGAGCAATATGCTTCCCAATATGAGATTTATCGCAATGCGTATAAACATATCCAGGAAAACGGTGAAGTCCAAGCAATCTATAAAACGTTACAAGATCAGACCGGTAAAAAAATTGGTCGAGACTTCGTGGGCTACAAGCGTAATCCCATGACACAAATTTACGATTCAGCGGTTAAAAATCTGACTAAACTAGGCGCTGAACTAGGCTTGTCGCCGAAGTCACGTAGTGATTTGCTCAAGTTAAACTTAGATGACCACAAGGACGAGCGAAGTATTAGTGATCGTATGAAAGAATTTCTAGGAGACTGA
- a CDS encoding terminase large subunit, with amino-acid sequence MKIDLTQTHDVIGAYQSLDCSAIRQQYTDLGTKYAFDVLDEKVVTGYLIKLAAFRHIRDLQRQGSVEFPFTYSVKKVDQVLKFASICPNVDTGEPTKLMPWQEFIMAMLVGWRNDDGGKRFSRAIVSVARGQGKTYLMAIITAYSFLIESLGLSNQDYLVSSINYKQTSKILGYIKSMLAKIATIEPFKSLIADSGLDTRTLSSQADQVTMSKTNNKLRAISHEAGQYDSFHFTTAIFDEIGEIKTRQKISKIVSGQVKVRNKQFIQISTAYPDPTVPFHDDERMIQQAMEQDYLRDADTYLGLIWSQDNLDETYKPDMWVKSNPLLDLPSQREVLLNGLTDKRDSDALSGTLNDFQNKNLNLWLEQSTDSFLKLPDVEKAIVPSFSFDDRQVYIGFDYSMFSDNTALAFVFPYRDNNDKPRWFIYQHSFIPWQKAGSIEAKEKQDGINYRDLAQKGFCTISSHPQGLINDEQVYQWLLNFVERHRLEVVFFGYDAWGATPTIKQLELNSGWPLQTIRQRTSELKDPTKFLQKMFVEGSVDRLDDRIMEKALLNAEIYEDKVGIQVDKAKATLKIDVVDALIDALFQAMYHFEDFADVNNSDKQVERMNEKQVLEWFNNPESGLLGDDINDF; translated from the coding sequence ATGAAGATTGATTTAACACAAACACATGATGTTATTGGAGCTTATCAATCATTAGACTGCTCAGCAATTCGCCAACAATACACTGATTTGGGCACAAAGTATGCCTTTGATGTCCTTGATGAGAAGGTGGTTACTGGCTATTTGATTAAGTTAGCGGCTTTTCGCCATATCCGAGACTTGCAGCGTCAAGGTAGCGTTGAATTTCCATTTACTTATTCGGTTAAGAAAGTAGACCAAGTGCTTAAATTTGCTTCCATTTGTCCGAACGTTGACACAGGCGAACCGACCAAGCTTATGCCGTGGCAAGAATTCATTATGGCAATGCTGGTTGGCTGGCGTAATGACGACGGTGGCAAGCGTTTCTCACGAGCTATAGTTTCCGTTGCGCGTGGACAAGGTAAGACGTACTTGATGGCGATTATCACTGCTTATAGTTTTTTAATTGAGTCATTGGGACTATCTAACCAAGATTACTTAGTTTCATCCATTAATTACAAACAAACGAGCAAGATTCTGGGCTACATTAAGTCGATGCTTGCTAAGATTGCAACTATTGAGCCATTTAAGTCATTGATTGCTGATAGTGGATTAGATACACGGACACTGTCCTCACAGGCCGATCAAGTCACAATGAGCAAGACTAATAACAAGCTACGGGCGATTAGTCACGAAGCCGGTCAGTACGATAGCTTTCATTTTACAACGGCTATATTTGATGAAATTGGTGAAATTAAGACACGACAAAAGATTTCTAAAATTGTTTCTGGCCAAGTTAAGGTGCGTAATAAGCAATTTATTCAGATTTCAACAGCTTATCCCGATCCAACCGTGCCATTCCATGATGATGAGCGCATGATTCAGCAAGCTATGGAACAAGATTATTTGCGCGATGCTGATACATATTTGGGGCTTATTTGGTCGCAGGACAATCTGGATGAAACTTATAAGCCCGATATGTGGGTTAAAAGTAATCCCTTGCTAGATTTACCAAGCCAACGAGAAGTGTTACTGAACGGTTTGACAGATAAGCGCGATTCTGACGCTTTATCGGGCACACTCAACGATTTCCAAAATAAAAACCTTAACCTGTGGCTAGAACAATCGACCGACAGCTTCTTGAAACTGCCTGACGTTGAAAAAGCCATTGTGCCGTCGTTTAGTTTTGATGATCGGCAAGTTTATATTGGTTTTGACTACTCAATGTTTAGTGATAACACGGCGCTAGCGTTTGTATTTCCTTATCGTGATAATAATGACAAACCACGATGGTTTATTTATCAGCATAGCTTTATCCCCTGGCAGAAAGCTGGTTCGATTGAAGCCAAAGAAAAGCAAGACGGTATTAATTATCGGGACTTAGCTCAAAAGGGCTTTTGTACAATTAGTAGTCACCCGCAAGGACTAATCAATGACGAACAGGTTTATCAATGGTTGCTTAACTTTGTTGAGCGTCACCGGTTAGAGGTGGTATTTTTTGGTTATGATGCTTGGGGAGCCACGCCAACTATCAAACAGCTAGAGCTTAATTCTGGTTGGCCGTTACAAACCATTCGACAGCGGACTAGTGAATTGAAGGATCCAACTAAGTTTTTGCAGAAGATGTTTGTCGAAGGGTCGGTTGACCGACTTGATGATCGAATTATGGAAAAGGCGCTACTGAATGCAGAAATATATGAAGACAAAGTTGGTATTCAAGTTGATAAAGCTAAGGCCACGTTGAAGATTGATGTGGTAGATGCGTTAATTGACGCCTTATTCCAAGCCATGTATCACTTTGAAGACTTTGCAGACGTAAACAATTCTGATAAACAGGTCGAACGCATGAACGAAAAACAAGTTCTCGAATGGTTTAATAACCCAGAGTCGGGATTGCTAGGAGATGATATTAATGATTTTTAA
- a CDS encoding DUF1056 family protein, with the protein MIFKQFFAAIWHYFDVLCFILSMIAGVYAAFLFGQAQGILATAIALFLIGWLSEVVTAGQKGGD; encoded by the coding sequence ATGATTTTTAAACAATTTTTTGCAGCTATCTGGCATTACTTTGATGTGCTGTGTTTTATTCTAAGTATGATTGCTGGGGTATATGCAGCCTTTTTATTTGGACAGGCACAGGGAATTCTAGCAACCGCTATAGCCTTGTTTTTAATTGGCTGGCTTTCGGAAGTCGTAACAGCTGGCCAAAAAGGAGGTGATTAA
- a CDS encoding phage portal protein: MPFFEPPTAINNSVSIQSVPVEDDNIVNFLSPTGNNEYISANDALENSDIYSAVNQISGDLATVQLMANMPRTQGILNNPSTTANGHTFWQSMYSQLLLGGECFAYRWRNPNGLDLRWEYLRPSQVQTYKLDDGSGLTYTVTFDEPNLGVLQYVPQSDMIHIRWASTDGGMTGNSPLKALSSELQVKSSSNSLTLAALARSISAPGVLSIQHGGLLSEKMKASRSRNFMKQVNKSNGGPVVIDQLEDYKPLEMKADVTKLLSQTDWTSKQIAKVFGIPDSYLNGQGDQQSNIDQIKGMYTNALNRYLQAILAELDNKLNAKITANIRTAVDPLGDSFAATLSGLAKDGTIANNQATWVLQQTGYFPDEMPAAEKSPTQQVVIQSGKGGDNDGDSTN; this comes from the coding sequence ATGCCTTTTTTTGAACCACCAACGGCAATAAATAATTCAGTTAGTATTCAAAGCGTGCCAGTAGAAGACGATAATATCGTTAATTTTTTGTCACCAACTGGCAATAATGAGTATATTAGTGCCAATGACGCTTTAGAAAATTCAGATATTTATTCAGCAGTTAACCAAATATCTGGAGACTTAGCCACGGTACAATTAATGGCCAATATGCCACGCACGCAAGGAATTCTAAACAATCCTAGCACGACAGCTAATGGGCACACGTTTTGGCAGTCTATGTATTCACAATTGTTATTGGGTGGTGAATGTTTTGCATATCGCTGGCGTAATCCTAATGGCTTAGATCTGCGCTGGGAATATTTGCGGCCAAGCCAAGTGCAAACCTACAAATTAGATGATGGCAGTGGTTTAACCTATACGGTTACCTTTGATGAGCCTAATTTGGGCGTGCTTCAATATGTACCACAGTCTGACATGATTCATATTCGCTGGGCTAGTACCGATGGCGGTATGACAGGTAACAGTCCATTAAAAGCATTATCGAGTGAGTTACAAGTCAAGAGTTCGTCTAACAGTTTAACGTTGGCTGCATTAGCGCGTTCAATTAGTGCTCCTGGCGTCCTATCTATTCAGCACGGTGGGCTGCTGAGTGAGAAGATGAAAGCCAGCCGTTCACGCAATTTCATGAAACAGGTGAACAAGTCAAACGGTGGCCCGGTAGTTATTGATCAACTTGAAGATTACAAGCCACTGGAAATGAAAGCCGATGTTACCAAGCTGTTAAGCCAAACAGATTGGACGAGTAAGCAAATTGCTAAAGTTTTCGGCATTCCTGATAGCTATTTGAATGGCCAAGGTGACCAACAAAGTAATATCGACCAAATCAAAGGCATGTACACCAATGCCCTTAATCGCTATTTACAGGCGATTTTAGCTGAGCTGGATAATAAGCTTAATGCTAAGATTACGGCCAATATACGGACTGCTGTAGACCCATTGGGAGACTCATTTGCAGCTACCCTATCAGGGCTAGCTAAAGATGGCACAATTGCTAATAATCAAGCAACTTGGGTTTTACAACAAACAGGCTATTTCCCAGATGAAATGCCTGCAGCTGAAAAGTCACCAACACAACAAGTTGTGATTCAATCAGGAAAAGGAGGTGATAACGATGGAGACAGTACCAATTAA